A single Spiroplasma floricola 23-6 DNA region contains:
- a CDS encoding RNA-directed DNA polymerase, translating into MDIKKILKQVENDEINEKELDVFFESGFFRELPPCFFKKNNKELFIKTINFFINSNDENYSKLKNDKNCSGFLNFLKKKNEYIGGKIPKGTEPTVFYISKNNGEERKISIPNFLSFFISIIFLLEYKEEIFKIISSNKENLQKVIEMGKISKIEYLQDSYDISFDIIENEEDRKTYIDNNKIKNTFNKNKLLKYNKMIGVLKILKLDIKEFYNSVYTHIFGQPAFLNFLKENLKIKESRLNSFTSSLESIVQIQNENQTDKLITGPYSSNIFSELLLAFISNELKHENEISFLHYKDDFEFYSNNENELKLIKSKFKEIISKINLRINDQKTKILNFYDDFDTQTTFFNLILDKIKNKYLNLNLAFELISSLNSLENQKIKYCVIRFKNYIKELNEKEIKIDQEVVECLFSYFVNLLILKSNLSSVLYEILYFLIKNNTDNNVVSYYQSKIENLILSVENYDDISSIYLYSILIKLKQNPNQLIEMFVKTKMKINIFSLAICTNYLSIEYNQISEQNLLILENFFESFLEKQKVYKNIWYTKYFYFLIELKKFNFNNNKTFCENILKTNDPFIEFVSKDIDFININNL; encoded by the coding sequence ATGGATATAAAAAAAATTCTTAAGCAAGTTGAAAACGATGAAATAAATGAAAAAGAATTAGATGTTTTTTTTGAGTCAGGTTTTTTTAGAGAACTTCCTCCTTGTTTTTTTAAAAAAAATAATAAGGAATTATTTATAAAAACTATAAATTTTTTTATAAATTCAAATGATGAAAATTACTCTAAGTTAAAAAATGACAAAAATTGCTCAGGTTTTTTAAATTTTTTAAAAAAGAAAAATGAATATATAGGAGGAAAAATACCTAAAGGAACTGAACCTACTGTATTTTATATAAGTAAAAACAATGGAGAAGAAAGAAAAATATCAATACCAAATTTTCTGAGTTTTTTTATTTCAATTATATTTCTTTTAGAGTATAAAGAGGAAATATTTAAAATAATAAGTAGTAATAAAGAAAATTTACAAAAAGTTATAGAAATGGGTAAAATTTCAAAAATTGAATACTTGCAAGATTCTTATGATATTTCTTTTGATATTATTGAAAATGAAGAAGATAGAAAGACATATATTGATAATAATAAAATTAAAAATACTTTTAATAAAAATAAATTATTGAAATATAATAAAATGATTGGAGTTTTAAAAATTTTAAAACTAGATATTAAAGAGTTTTATAATAGTGTATATACTCATATATTTGGTCAACCAGCTTTTTTAAATTTTTTAAAAGAAAATTTAAAAATAAAAGAATCAAGATTAAATTCTTTTACAAGTTCTTTAGAATCAATTGTGCAAATTCAAAATGAAAATCAAACTGATAAATTAATAACTGGTCCTTATTCGTCTAATATTTTCTCTGAACTACTTTTGGCATTTATATCTAATGAATTAAAACATGAAAATGAAATTTCTTTTTTACATTATAAAGATGATTTTGAATTTTATAGCAATAATGAAAATGAACTAAAATTAATAAAAAGTAAATTTAAAGAAATAATTAGTAAAATAAATCTTAGAATTAATGATCAAAAAACGAAAATATTAAATTTTTATGATGATTTTGATACACAAACTACTTTTTTTAATTTAATTTTAGATAAAATTAAAAATAAGTACTTAAATTTAAATTTAGCTTTTGAACTTATAAGCTCATTAAATTCTCTTGAAAATCAAAAAATAAAATATTGTGTTATTAGGTTTAAAAATTATATTAAAGAATTAAATGAAAAAGAAATAAAAATAGATCAAGAAGTTGTAGAGTGTTTATTCTCGTATTTTGTTAATTTATTAATTTTAAAGTCAAATTTATCAAGTGTATTATATGAAATTCTTTATTTTTTAATTAAAAATAATACTGATAATAATGTTGTTAGTTATTATCAATCAAAAATAGAAAATTTAATTTTAAGCGTTGAAAATTATGATGATATATCTTCAATATATCTTTATTCAATTTTAATAAAGTTAAAACAAAATCCAAATCAATTGATAGAAATGTTTGTAAAAACTAAAATGAAAATTAATATTTTTTCATTAGCTATTTGTACAAATTATCTAAGTATTGAATATAATCAGATATCAGAGCAAAATCTTTTGATACTTGAAAATTTTTTTGAATCTTTTTTAGAGAAGCAAAAAGTTTATAAAAATATTTGATATACAAAATATTTTTATTTTCTTATTGAACTAAAAAAATTTAATTTTAATAATAATAAAACTTTTTGTGAAAATATTCTAAAAACTAACGATCCTTTTATTGAATTTGTTTCAAAAGATATCGATTTTATAAATATTAATAATTTATAA